A region of the Mytilus galloprovincialis chromosome 1, xbMytGall1.hap1.1, whole genome shotgun sequence genome:
TCTTAACTGTTGATAATTAGAaattcaattgattttttattgaCCAAGATTGTTTGATTCTCCTCATACCATAATTTCTGATATTGCAGAGTTGTCAAACATCcctgatatatagatatatatacacATAACAATTGAGTTACATATACACATAACAATTGAGTTACATATACACATAACAATTGAGTTCTTCGTTTGAAACAGAAAACATGACTTATTAACACGAATTTTGTGTACAGAATCATAAAGTCAATGTACAGTTTCAAAGGCAAACACAAATCTCTTAGATTTTCTATTGACGGTCTAGTGTTTACCACTACTTATGCTTTTCTAAATCTGATTCAAGTgtatatgatttaatttttttgagAAAGCAACATTCAAACAGTATCCGtgttttgaattatataataaaggaaTGTTCTACAtgagaaaaagaattaaaatattaaagtttttttttgcttgaTAAAGTTCTGAAAAGCTGAGTGTCTGGATGgagtatacatttgtatatactaGTACATAACAGAGAGCAATAGCAGAACGAAGAATGAatggaaacaaaattaaattcagaatagagagaaaaaaattataaaaattatataaaaaaaaaaataataatagaataACATAtcaagaatagagaataatggaacgctaacatataaagaatagagaataaaggggaaaagttattaaaaaaatagggaaaattacatagaaaaattaaataattcaaaatggaatGACTCTCCATTTAAACCTTCATAGTATGTGCCgagttcaaaaaaaaaaaaataacaattcgTTATAtggcttttctggattaaccttcagcAAGAACGATTAAAACCGAATATTTAACAATGATATCAAGAACAGTTACAGAGCTATATAATAAATAcccaaaaaaatggaaaaagttaaatttaaatCTAAGGTCAATTTTGCCCGGTAGTTGAaacatatgatatatatacattttataatttcacGATAAATTTTAACTTGATATTTAATACAAAACGGTGTTATTTAATTTTGGCAAATTCCTCTATAAGAatacttttttgcttttttttttttaaggtcatACGAAATcgtcatttaataaaatataaatttataatccaTTTTACTGTTAAATAATCCAGTTAAACCTTAATCCAGGAGAATGAATATTTAAAGGTATATAATATACGCGTAACATACTTTTGAATTGGTTACTTAATTTCCCCTGTATAGAAATAGGTGTACTTAAAACCATTTAAAACCCGCTAGCGAAATAAATTACAAGAAGACAAACAGTCATTGCCAAATTTTAAACGGGTGTTCAATAGGACTATTATCAAAATAGAAATACTCAGAGTCTTTTTATACCGAATTCAATGATTAGAAGTTGAAGTTCTTCAATTTTGGTGTATACAGTTTTAATGACACCTATGAATGGATAAAGGAGTATTTATTATGTGAACGTGACGTCGAAGATACAGTTTATTATACAGTGATATACATTTATATACCTTCTTGTTCGTTTCGGGAGAATTAGATACAACAGTTGTAATTGTGGAAGAATAGTCAACCAGTTGACGGTGGCCGCTTaccggaagaagaagaagaagaattggTTTAGCAATGCACGTGATCAGCCAAACACAAACACATCAGCCAAGGGGTTCAATTGCAGTAGGGCGAGATGGGTATCTTTCGCCGGACTACCATCACCATTCGCCACATTCGCCACATTTTTTGCGAAAACATCGCCGGAACGCATCATGTGATTCCAAACGGTCCGAACTTATTCCTGAAAGATGTGAGCCTGATTCTGACCATGAATCCGTTTGTTTGATAGAAAAGCCAGAGTTCCTGGAAACTACCAGTTTAACGGATGGTCATAATTGCAAACAAGAAGAATGCGAAAGGATTATTATCAATGTCAGTGGTCTAAAGTTTGAAACACAACTGCGGACACTCAATAGACTTCCGAACACTCTTCTTGGAGATAAGTTTAAAAGAGAATATTACTGGGATGCTAAGCGGAAGGAATTTTTCTTTGATCGACATCGACCAAGTTTCCCCGCtatattgtatttttatcaaagtGGCGGTAGGCTTTTAAGACCTATTGAAGTTCCAACTGATGTTTTTCTAACCGAGTTGCAGTTTTTCGAGCTTGGGGCCACTGTTATTACTGCTTATAAGGAATCTGAAGGATTTTTAATTGAAGATACTGGACATGAAATAATGCCAAAGAATCCTCTTCAAAGAAAGATCTGGGAACTTTTTGAATACCCAACGAGCTCAATACTTGCTAAAATTTTTGCATTGTTATCCGTCATTTTTATAGTTGTTTCTGTTGTCAATTTTTGTGTGGAAACTTTACCTCAGTATGCAAATATGGGGTGTATAAATGTTACACAGATTCATCCTGGAAATGTTACTTCTCGTAAAGAGGTTCCTGTCTTTGCGCAGCCTCTTTTTATCATAGAAGCAACATGCATGTCGTGGTTCATTATAGAGTTAATATTTAGAGTCATCAGTTGTCCTTCTAAAGTACTTTTTATAAAGAATTTCGTCAACTGGATTGATATAGTTTCAATTATGCCGTTTGTTGTATCGTTAGCCATGCTGTTTATAACTGGAGAATGTGAGGGATCGTCAAAAACTGGTGCTATATCAGTTCTTAGGGTTTTAAGAGTTGCAAGGATACTGAAATTGAGCAAGCATTCTGAAGGACTCCAACTTCTAGGAAAAACTTTAAGAGACAGTGTACAAGAACTAATGATGTTCGTTCTTTTCCTTGGAATAGGAATTGTTATATTTTCAGGTGCTATTTTCTATGCGGAACTATCTCAAGAAAACACGCACTTTACTAGCATTCCGGGATCGTTTTGGTGGGCAGTCGTTACCATGACAACTGTCGGGTACGGAGATATGTATCCGGTTGGCATTTTTGGAAAGATTATCGGCACATTGGCAGTTTTATGTGGATTGCTGTCAATTGCATTGCCAGTTCCTGTTATTGTTACAAATTTTAGTAACTATTACCGCGCATCTACTGGTAGAAGTGgcttttgaaatttgaaagtttCAAACAGAAATTTCTGTCAATGTATACACTTAAAATGATATAATTCATTTGAATGCTTATTTTGAAAGTCATCTATTGTTTATTTTGACAAATGAAAACTGGAcgaaaacatttatatataagaaagtaaaatcaaaataaggaaactttaatatgcatgagaataaaatcaaaataaggaaactttaatatgcatgagaataaaatcaaaataaggaaactttaatatgcatgagaataaaatcaaaatagataataTAACCAGCATcgaatttattttaattcatgttGGATCAGGAATTCATTATGCAAGATTACTATTTCAGTATATTGAACTTAGCTGCATTACCAATTTAGTTTTTACggattattttgttataattagtTTACTTCAACATTATTCTAATCCTGTTATTCGTAGCGAAAGTTTCAAAAACATTACGTCACATTCATGGTTACCATTGTTCGGCATTATTTGCTAAAGGATATTAAAGTAGTAATAAAGGTTTAAAAAGAAAAACTCATCAAATTTATATTGTGTTTAAGTTATGAATGAGTCTCGTGTATTTTCATTTAAGATTTCAGATAAACACATTATTTAAACACTTCTGGcaattttacaatatattatatttaggactattgTCATTTTTTATCGTCAGATGAAAAACTTTTTATAACTATGGCTGTACATGTTTTATACTTACATTTGGATAAAAGAAAATGTGTGGATTTGAAGTATGTCGAAATGTATATATTACTAATGTCATTTAAAACTACAATGTCGCTCGAATGTGATTTACCAATTAGTATTAAATAAAGCAGGttaaaagttttataattattttcgtCTCTTTTGTGCTGTTTTAAATTCCCTTTCGTGCTATTTGCTTTATCAACAAAGGTACGGCAAAATTTGGCTTACAGCACAGGTTTATTATACCTAGTAACCGTGTGGAAAGTCAACAGTCGATTTAAAGTGTTTTCGtaagattttgataaaaaaaaaaccgcagTATAAGCTCCAAAATGTGTCAAGACAGTCCAAAAAGATAATGAGAGCATTGGCTGAATGTTCACTCAGATGGTTCAAAAATCTAATGACTGTAGAAAAATTGATATATACCCATCTCACCGAGGAATTTATATGAAGCCAGGGGTGTTCTCCTTTACCCCACAGTGTAAATCATGTCATGCAAGTTCCCGATTATTGCCAAAAGGGGGATTTAAGTAATAACAGGTAACCATCTGAGgtaaccatacagccttcaaaaatgagaaaagccatactgcatagtcaaTTATAAAAAGCTCTGACATGAAATGATGTGAAAAATGTCAAatcagaaaactaacggcctgatttttTACAATGCAATTcacgaaaacaaatatgacagacgtAAAacaacgaaaaccactgaactacaagctcctgactttcgaacttttttcatccgagcgtcactggttagtatTGTGTGGACgaatctggcgtattaaattttaaacctggtaccttttgttagctattattcttgtgtttctctgtcctatatgttctcccatctATTTGTATAATTGTAGTcttatcatgtaatgttgtcatttaaaggttatatttaacattggcataaaaacgggaggtttggcatgccacaaaaccaggttcaacccaccatttttttcttcaaatgtcctgtaccaactGCCAACTTCAATCTATAAAAAtacaattcacaaaaaaaaaaaaaaacaaaaacaaaaaacatacatgACAGATATGAACCAGATATGAACCTCCAATGAGTGACAGCCTGACTCGTTACAGGTCCATAAAGAATATGATAGTatcaaacatgtttgtgagcggtCAACTCTCATCTAACCTGTTACAGTGGTGTTATAGCACGacaaaagaagaaaatgtaaaaatCCGTTGCATTTTGCTAAAAAGATCGGTACGAAGTACAAAATTATCTACATAAAAGCACTAAACATATATCGGCGACACAAGAgcactcgcagttactgaaagctagtttaaagcttaaaacaacaaatacataaataatgttttcACGGATCTAAGTATAAATCAGAGCACATCCAACGGTTTTAATGTAAAGAGATAAGCAATCAGAGTTACGCTTGAACTTACGCAATGCCAAACTATAAGTGGATCGTATTTAATTTTACGGGCTCTATAAACGACATCACCGTTCTGATATCCCGTTTAAATAATAATTCTACAGGTGCGGACAACCTTCCTAACAAAATCTTTGTAGACATGGAAAAATTGCGGAAGGTAaaagttttaatttattgttgGTAACGAGATCAATTGCTTAATTTTTCGCCAGGTATCTACTATACATAGATTTCGCTCATTGGAATCTATAACATCCTTACAGACACGGACATGGTAAACGAGTTGTGATAGGTAAACGCAGTAAGATTGGCCAGCAGATTTATGCTTTTGTGCCGATTGACATTACAttttcgacaaaaaaaaaactctttcatTGTGCCACAAACCATATTACACTTGTGCCAATATAATACATCTCATTTTCGCGAACAATAACCCTAGTCAACAATACAGTTGCTGTGAGGGGGTCAATTCACAACAGCATaatgtattgcacaaaagcaaaaaaagggcaataaacaatttaattttttttttggggggaggggggttaaCTCGTAACAGCAAAGTGTATTGCACGAAGGCAAAAAATTGTAATCCTATAACCAATTGAGTTCTTTGActgttattctgtgtcagaaacctattatgtgtcaaatatttaattgcaatccaaattcagacctgtatcaagcgtgaatattgtgtccattttttcGGGTTGGGGttggacctctgcagtcgtatccagctgcgctcagggaatcaatttttgtaattaaatttcaatcagaCGCACACCGTCCTTCAGTCTTTGTTCTAATTCTACGTTATTTGTTTGTCACTTTTAAACATTAATAGAGGCGGGTTAAATAAAGCATGATTATTTACACATCAGATCGTACTGGTTACTGGAACTTTGGATTCACCAAACTTGGTACCAAGTCTTCATAACTGAGAAACAGTCAATATATGCCCacaatttatgtatatatatatctgtaccaataatttcttatacctataccaaacctattgcaactaaaattttcaattacaaacgcgttttgcaggatctcgatattgacgacttcaagtctaaacctcctgattgcacttgtgctagttccaaattcacatataatcctgctggccacgttattaccggtgaccttaacattgttaataacacttctctacgaaatgtgttatcgaaaggtcccaaatatcgtgagcctaaatccatcaattggaaatacaactttaaaattttgatggattc
Encoded here:
- the LOC143074068 gene encoding potassium voltage-gated channel subfamily A member 1-like; the encoded protein is MHVISQTQTHQPRGSIAVGRDGYLSPDYHHHSPHSPHFLRKHRRNASCDSKRSELIPERCEPDSDHESVCLIEKPEFLETTSLTDGHNCKQEECERIIINVSGLKFETQLRTLNRLPNTLLGDKFKREYYWDAKRKEFFFDRHRPSFPAILYFYQSGGRLLRPIEVPTDVFLTELQFFELGATVITAYKESEGFLIEDTGHEIMPKNPLQRKIWELFEYPTSSILAKIFALLSVIFIVVSVVNFCVETLPQYANMGCINVTQIHPGNVTSRKEVPVFAQPLFIIEATCMSWFIIELIFRVISCPSKVLFIKNFVNWIDIVSIMPFVVSLAMLFITGECEGSSKTGAISVLRVLRVARILKLSKHSEGLQLLGKTLRDSVQELMMFVLFLGIGIVIFSGAIFYAELSQENTHFTSIPGSFWWAVVTMTTVGYGDMYPVGIFGKIIGTLAVLCGLLSIALPVPVIVTNFSNYYRASTGRSGF